TGTAAAGTACATTACAGGAATTTTTATGTCTTCACCGAACATCCCGGTAACTTTTCCCTGGAAACATTCGAGGTTAAACTGGCATAAGGGACATGAAGTAATAATAACATCAGCTCCTCTGAATTTGGCTTCTTTTAATAAAAGGAAATTCATTCTCATTCCAATTTCGGAGATGGTGCTGGTCATGCTTCCGCTGCAGCATCTTGTTTTCAGAGGCCAGTCAATAGCTTCAGCGCCTAAAGCTTTTGCAATGTCATCCATGGTATGCGGGTCTCGCTGGTCATCAAAAGTATTGATAGGTCTTATCAGCTGGCAACCATAATAACTGGCTACTTTCAAGCCTTTTAAATTTTTTGAAATGGTATTTTCTATAGTTTTAAGTCCGATATCATTTATCAGAACATCGAGCGGATGACGCACATTTACTTTGTTTGAAAAAGGCATTCCTATTTTATTAAGTTCATCATGAACTTTTTCTTTTATCTTTTTATCCGTATCAAGATAGTTCTTTGTTTTCTGCAAACCCATGTAACATGCAGCGCAGGGGGCAATAATATCTGCTCCTCCCTGTTTTTCGGCTAATGCCAGATTCCTTGCAATAAGGCTGATAGCGCTGGTTTCGTTGATAGCCATGTAGTTTGTGGCGCCGCAGCAATTCCAGTCCTCAATTTCTTCGAGGGGAACATTCAGCTTTTTAAATACTGCAAGCAGCGATTCTTCATATGATCTGCCGGATGATTTAAGCGAACAACCCGGGTAATATAAATATTTCATATCTGTTTCTCCTGTTTAATTATGTTCTTAAGCTTCGGCTTTACCAATAATTTTTCTAATCTGTTCTTTATTTTTAGCACCTTTTTCAAATGGCAGAAGCCTGCCGGTGAAAAAGAGTTTGATGCCTAAAGAAGTATATCCAAGTATTTTAAAAATATTATACTTTAAATAGTAATTTATGAGCAGCCAGGTTTCATTGCTTCTTCCACGTTTTTTTATTTCATTAAAAAAAGTGTTGGCCATTATTGGAACAGGGAAGTTCTTCGGGTATATCTTATTTTTGATGGCTTCTCTTTTCAGGGCATACATTACATCTGTGATTTTAATTCCTTTTGGGCATTCTACAGAGCAATTGTAACAGGAAGCACAAAGCCAGACTGTTTTGTTTGAAAGTACTTCATCTTTAAATCCGGCTCTGACCATCGCAATTATTTTTCGCGGAGTGTAATCCATGTAAATACTTAACGGGCATGCAGAGCTGCAGTTGCCGCATTGAATGCATCCGAAAAGTTTTTCACCATGAGCATTTTTGGCAATCAGTTTTCCGAAATTTTTGTCCAGATCTGATTCGTGTTTGATCTCTTGTAACTCAAAATTCTTAA
This sequence is a window from Bacteroidales bacterium. Protein-coding genes within it:
- a CDS encoding CoB--CoM heterodisulfide reductase iron-sulfur subunit B family protein, with the protein product MKYLYYPGCSLKSSGRSYEESLLAVFKKLNVPLEEIEDWNCCGATNYMAINETSAISLIARNLALAEKQGGADIIAPCAACYMGLQKTKNYLDTDKKIKEKVHDELNKIGMPFSNKVNVRHPLDVLINDIGLKTIENTISKNLKGLKVASYYGCQLIRPINTFDDQRDPHTMDDIAKALGAEAIDWPLKTRCCSGSMTSTISEIGMRMNFLLLKEAKFRGADVIITSCPLCQFNLECFQGKVTGMFGEDIKIPVMYFTQLMGMAFGINDKELGLHRMLSPNLSLAK
- a CDS encoding 4Fe-4S dicluster domain-containing protein, with the protein product MKAKIKNFELQEIKHESDLDKNFGKLIAKNAHGEKLFGCIQCGNCSSACPLSIYMDYTPRKIIAMVRAGFKDEVLSNKTVWLCASCYNCSVECPKGIKITDVMYALKREAIKNKIYPKNFPVPIMANTFFNEIKKRGRSNETWLLINYYLKYNIFKILGYTSLGIKLFFTGRLLPFEKGAKNKEQIRKIIGKAEA